From the genome of Mucilaginibacter paludis DSM 18603:
GTTATTCTGACCAAACAGTTCCGGCTGCCGTCTTATATCAATGGCAATCCTACAGGCATGCTCATTGAAAGTTGTGCGGGCCTTTTAGAGCTGGATAATGCAGAAGCGTGCATCAAAAGAGAAACAGAAGAAGAGACAGGTTACCATATTTCCAGGGTCGAAAAGATATTTGAAGCCTATATGTCGCCAGGTTCTGTTACAGAAATCTTGCATTTTTTTATTGCGGAATATGCAAGCGATATGAAGGTAAGTGATGGCGGAGGGCTTGCACATGAACAGGAGGATATTGAAGTTTTGGAAATGATGTTTGATTCCGCTTTAAAAATGATTGACACGGGTGAGATTAAAGATGGCAAAACCATCATGTTACTGCAGTATCTTAGGCTGAAGAAAATTCTCTAAGGAGCCTTACAATGCTGGAATAGATGGAAAATGATTTGCGATTTCCTGCATTGAAGATTGTATATCAACAGTTTTTAAATTGGCTACCAAACCAATGTATTCATTGATTTGGGTAAAAGGCTTATAACAACAGACTTTCCGTTCGATATGATTTTCACATTTTTGTTTTTTTCTTCCGCATTCATGATCATCAGTACTTTATTTCCGTTAGGGTCAAGGAATGCGAGATGATCCTTTTGAGCAGAAGACTTTAGCAAATACGATCCGGGCAATACATAATGGCTAAGGTGTTTCATCAAATAAAATTCTGGGTTATATTTAATTTCGCCGCTGCGCTTGTTTACTGATATCAGGGCATTCTGGACCCATCCCCAGCTACTTCTGCCGGTTTCATCAAGAACCATATTCCAGTACATATAGCTGCTGGCGCCATTGCTTATATAATGGTGAATTAATGACCATGTGTATTCTAATGATCCCCAATTGTTTTCACCATTGCCACATTCGGATTCCGTTTGCATAATGGGCATATCTGGAAACTCATGATGTATTGTTTTAATTTGATGCTTAGCATCCCATTGAAAACCAATACCACGGATGAACGATGCCGCATTTTTATCATTCAATACGGTTCTTGTATAATTTGCATCAGATGTGTTGACTGTACCGAGCCAAATTTCTGTAGCTATCTGTTCCGATTTGAATTGGGGGCCAATAAATTTACCTATAAAATAGGCCAAATCCTCCGGTCGCCAGGTACAGCTTGGCCACTGCGGCGTATAGACGATTTCATTTTGAACACATAACCTGCCGATTTTAATACCCTCGTTTTTATACGCCTGGATAAATTTGGATAAATAAAGGCTATAGGCATTTAAATATTGATCTTCCATTTTAAAAGCCGTTGCGTTGTTACCGATATGCCTTTCGGGAGCCATGTCAGAAGCATATTGTTCAGGGCCTCCTGCATTCATCGAATAGTGGTTATTTACTTTCATCCAGGCAGGAGGGCTCCACGGAGACGCCCAGATTTTCAATTCAGGTTGAAGCGCTAATGCGGCTTTGATATAGGGTATTAAAATATAGCGATCCCGGTCGATGTTGAAGTTTCGCATTTTAAAGTCGCCAGGAACATCATCAAAGGAATAATAGCTGAAAGAATAATCATTTGAAGCGACGGGTATTCTGCAAAGAGTAAAATTGGCGCCTTCTTTTAAAAACAGATTTCTGAGAATTTCATCTTTTTTATTAGAAGGAAGGCCCTGCAACACCTCCCAGCCTTTTTCGTTAAAGCAGGCTCCGAAGCCCTCCATTTGCTGTTTTTTTTGATCGGGGTTGATCACTATATCGGCTTGAGCTGTGTCGTTGTTATTAAAGCTTAATTTTTTATTCTCTACCCAATGCTTGTCAACAGTTGACGAAATCCAATTTATCTTCTGGGCGCTTACTGTTTCCGATAAAATAATAGTGGGAATTACCAAAAGCACTTTTAAGTTCATCTTCTTCAATAACAATTGCTGAAGATTTTTAAAAAACACAAACGGTATCATATTATAAATTATTAAGGTGTTAGCCTGGTGAAATTTGGCTTTAGGCATAAAATTTATATTCGGTTTATTTATAGCTGGCTTAGTTCAGACTATATTTCAAATCTACGTCTATTGCAATAGGTATTCTACCCATATTTTAGCTTTTAATTTACTGTTTCTTGCCTAATGATATTTAATCTTACTTTTTGCAGATCAAATAATTTAAGGCGATCTACGGACAGTTTGCTTGAATTGCAGTTTGAAGTTGAAATATTTCTGGATGGTTCGTCAAACCCATCATCACCGTGTTCCTCACCCATTTGATAGCATGGTAACCACTTAAGTGGTGCATCCATTGAAAGCCAAAGGGTTGATCCCTCTTTTATTTAATTCAAAAAGTAATAAAGGCGACCTAATTAGCCGCCTTTATTACTATATAACCATGAAGGCGCTCTCCAATACCGGGTTTAAAGGCGCAGGATAGGCCGACTTTATTCGCACTCTGAGCGCGGGATCAGCTCGTTATTCTTTGTTAACTACAACGCTCGCGACAGTTTGCCAGTTGGCTATCACCTGGTTGAAAAATGGTTCTTCAGCAGATCCGCCCTTCCAAATAATATAGGTCCTCTTATTATCTTTACCAACGTTACTTTTGGCTGTTTCCAGCATTCTGTTCGTAATTCCCGTTAGTACTTTACTGAGGTCGAAGTTGAAAGTTATTTTATATTTGTCAGCAGGAACAATGACGATGTCGGTAACGGCAATGTTAGCTTCAAAGGGTAAAGAACTTGCAACCAAAACGCTGTCTGTTCCTCCTTTTGTATTGGTAAACGTCCCTCTAAGATTGAAGGCAAGGTCGGATTTTGCGGATTTTTTACAGAACATTTTTACTTGCACATTTTTGTAAGAGCCTGCAGGTAATTGAAATACCCCCGCAAGAGCATCTGCGTTAAAAATATTCAGCTTTTTTTCTATCGTTATCGTAGTATCCAGCAGATTGTCACTCTGCCCAACAAACGAAATCTTTTCTACATAAACGGATGCCGAGGCCCAATCGACAACCACTGTAGTTGCTGCGCTGTCAGACAGGGCTAAGCTTTTAATACTGGCGACTGTTTTGCCACCCGCCGAGACTGAGGCTTTAGCAAAATAGGAAATATTGCCATAACCAGCACTGCTATTTTTTGTTTGTTCGGCACCCTTTTTACACGATATAATTACCGAACTGATTAAAAATACGCCAAAAGCATACTTTGATAATAAGGATATAGGTTTCATTTTAAGGTAGTTTGATATGTGATTCAAATATATATGAAATATTACCGATATCAATATATAGAACACAAAAATGTCCACCTCAAGCTGATTAACTTACTGGGCGCAACGCAGCCTGAAAAGAAGTTCGTGTAGTAAACAGGCCAAACCCTATAATTCAATTTACGCATCCGGAGGGTCAGTCTGTTTACACAACAAAACTAATTGTAAGTCATGGGTACTTAGTCACAAGATGCCACCGCCTGTCATTTAATCAAATATCATATTGCTTTTCAGTCAACAGCCAAAACCACCTTGCCGTTAAGTCCGCCTTTAGAAACAAGATCCTGGGCTGCCGCGGCTTCCTCTAATTTCAAAACCTGGGCAATCTCCGTTTTTATTTTTCCTTGTTCTACCAGCTGCCTTCCATATTCCAATTTTTTATAGGATGCCTCAGAGGATGCAAACCGGGCCGATATTCCCTTTTGCGCTGCCAGTTCAGCAGACGGGGGCATTACGGCGCTGAGTAATAAGCCGCCCTTTTTCACTACATCAAATGATTTAACCTGGGTTTCACCGCCAACTAAATCTATCACTACATCAGCATCTTTCACCAGTTGGGTAAAATCCTGTTTTTTATAGTCAATTATTTCATCGGCCCCAAGTGCCTTAACCAAGTCTACCCCGTTGCCAGAGGCTGTGCCGATAACATAGGCACCAAGGGCTTTGGCCATTTGTACCATGATACCGCCTACCGCACCAGCAGCCCCATGAATCAATATTTTTTGCCCGGCCTGTACATTACCCTCCTCTATCAAAAAGGTATAAGCCGTTACCAGTGGGATAGCCAGCGCGGCAGCTTCGTTAAAGTTCAGGCCAGTTGGAATGGCAGCTACCTGGTCGGCTTTAATGGCTACATATTCGGCATAAGTACCACCAAACGTACTCGCAAATACTTTATCTCCTACTTTTATCCTGCTTACTTCATTGCCAATAGCCTCTACGGTTCCAGCGGCATCTGCTCCCGGGGTATATGGAAAATTGATGGGTATCTGATTTTTAAAGAAGCCAGATCGTACCTTTATTTCCATTGGGTTAACGGTTGTAGCCGCAACACGGATCAAAACCTCGTTTGCTTTAGGCGCCGGTTTCTCCACCTCACTTAGTTTGATCACATCCGAATTTCCGTATCCTGTAAATTGTATTGCTTTCATAGTGTTTTTATTGTAAAGCTAAGAAACTCCTATTGGTTAACCAGCCACTGATTTTTGTTTTTATGCAATGTGACACAAAAGCACTAATGAGATATTCAATAATACGAAGGCTTTTTGCTCGGTTAATCAGCTGATGGGCTTAAAGTAACCTGCCTTAATCCATTCAATAATGGAATCACGTATGCTCCTCTTTTCTTTGCTATGTTTTTTTCTACGGTATAGCTGCCAGTTTTTACCGGGGACTGGCTTACATCAAGGTAAGCCACAGGTGTATCATCGTATTTTCTATCGAGCCAAACTAAAATCTTTTTTGTAGTTGTGTTATAGGCTATTTTACTAAATGTACCCGCTTTTAAAGTAAGCCAAAGCGCCGCCGGTGCTATGTAAATTTTTGACCTGGAGCCATTGGTTATGGCAACATTAACCCATGGGCCTGATTGGGTAAGATTTCCGCCAAAGGCAAGCCAGCCCAAATCGGCATCGTGGGTAAGGTAGACTGCGCTGTTAACAGCGTATCCAAAAAAATTAGACCCATAATCGCCGGATAAGCCGTCAATTTTTAAAGTGGAAGGGAAAGAATGGAAAGCTGCCGGGCCGAAGCCATCGGGTGTAATGTTAGCGATAGATCCCATTAAACCACCGTAACCCACACGAAGCATATACAAATCGCCCAGCTTTTTGCGATAGGCTGATAAAACAGGTATAGCATTTAAACCTGATCCGTAGTGATGCAGCTGCCGCTCTATCCGCGAAAGTTTTCCCCCATATAAAAAGTCCCAATACCTACGGGCCGATCCATTATAGCCCCAATGCGGAATGGTGGGCATATAGGCAAAAATAGCGTTGATGGTTGTTGCAGCTTTGTCTGCATAGCCAAAATAATCCGACCAAAGGTACACTTCTTCTTGCCCTGTAGAATCCCAGGGCATTTCGCTGCCAAAGGGATAGAGCAAGGTGCGCCAATGATCGGCCCTTGCCTTCATTGCCAATTCCAGTTCGTTGGCTTCCTTTTGCCATCCTTCGGCTTTGAGGTCCATCAGGATCAGGTAAAACACCGTCCCCTCCATTTGGCCGTACTGGGCGTAATAGGGCGCCAACTGCACCATAGCCATTGAAGTATGGAAGGCGTTTTGTAGATACCATGCCCATGGCTTATCGGTAACTAAGCCGGTATGATAACGCGCCAGGCGGTAAAGCGCCCAATGCGCCGCGGCCACGTGCGGGTAATTGTATGACCGGCCTACATCGTTAGCGGCTTTACGATCCCAGGCGGCCCAGGTTTTGTAGTTGATGGTATCGCTATAGGTTCCGGGCGGCATCTCATTGGGTTGGTAGTAGAAAACACTTTTCTTGACCCCGTATTTCTGCTCGCCCTCGTTATGTTGTATGTTACCCCACATAGTATGCCCAACAAAAACCTGCAGCCTGGCAATTTCTGCTTTATCAGGCTGCACCACCTCTTTCATCACAGCGCCTAACCAGCCCCCGGCCCCTCCTTCGTCGCTTAAACCGGGTATCCATGCGCGGCTATCTTGTGTTACCTGTTTCTTGCTTTCATAATCATAGCTGATTACAGACTGATCGCGCCCAAACGGATCTGATTGGTTTTCAAACCATTGCTCGTGGGTCAAAAAATGCCCGTAGTCCTTCAACACCTCGGCTTCCGGCTTAATTACTTTATAATTAACAGTTTGAATAAGGCCGTCCTGATAGGTAATAGTTAACCTGGCGCGGCCCCATATTTTACCTCTTACCTGGTATAATTGATGTGTAGCATTGCCATCAGCAACGGCTTTAACGGTTAATGCTCCTTGCGGCTCTACCTGTAAGGCACTGACCTTCTTGCTGTAACTTAAAAATAATTTAGCGTCAACATCCATCGGCAGCACATAACCGGGTATCCCAATAGCTACCGGCCTGTTATTTACCTTCAAGGTAGGCTCAATATCCTGTGGCGAAGCGGCCAGTATAAATTTAACGCCGTATTCGGTAGTGCCTCCGGGATTTAAACTTACTGCTGTTGGCTTGTTCCATGGTTCGGCCTTACTCCAATCATTTTCCGCGTAAGCTTTACTATGTACCATCCATTCGTAAAACCCTTCAAAATCAATCCCACGCGGTGTGGGGTCGTCCAACAAAGGGTTATAAGCTTCAAAAGGCGTTTTGTTAAAAGGTAATACCAATAAAACCGGGCCATGCCCGTTTAAGCGGGTTACTTGCAGGTACCCGGCATCTTTCCCTATATAGGGATCGTAAAAAACATTAGTAGCGTGTGCGTCTTCGAGTGTTTTACCCTGAAGTATATTATTAAAAATCATGGGGATGCCCAGCGAGCCCAGTTCCACAACACGGTTACTGATATTTTTCAGTTTAAAAAGCAGTACCAATTGGCCATCAACTAATTCCCAATACCGCTCCACGCGGATCGGCATACCGTCTGGTAAGGTGTTGGTTAAATCGGCAGCGGCAAGCACATTTTTCCCGCCGGTACTTATCGGGCTAACCTCCTGCCTTCCGCTTGCAGTTGAATAGCTTTTCCACCCGGTTTGCCCTTGCTCTCTTAAACGTATATTTAAATCGCCCAGGTGATACATGTGGTTGCCACTGCGCAGTTTAAGGCGATCGTGAGGTGTAAAATCAAAAACGGTATCGACATTGGATTGCAGCGTCGCTACGGTTTGCGACGCTTTAACTAATTGCAGCCGGAAGGCCGGAGTTTTAAAACTGAGAAGGCCTTTTTCAAGCCCCAGGGTAGCAGGTTTCGATTCCAGATTTTTCCACGGATCTTGTGCTATAAGCCTTTCGGAACTACACAACAAGCCCCCGGCAATCACCAATAGACAATTCAATGTTTTACATAACTTTTTTTGCTTTGCTACAAAGGGAAACATATGGATATGATATGAGTAAAATGTCGTAATGAAGGATTTTAACAACATCAAAACTAAGTGAAATGTAACGTTGCGGCTACCATTAATTTGCCTATTGGTAGCTACTTATTAGCCATTAATGATAGCTGGGTTTACAATATTGCCTTAACCCCACTCCTCGCTTCAATATCTTGGCTTTGAGCGCCATGATCTATCTTACAGGACTTATCTTTGTAAACCAAATTAAACACCATGTCAGCAAAAAAGGTAAAATTTGAAACAGTCGACGAGTACATCAGCGCCTTTCCGCAAACGATAAGGGAAACACTCGAAAAAGTGCGCCATACCATTCAAAAGACAGCGCCGGATGCCCTTGAAACTATAAGTTACCAAATTCCCGCTTTTACATATGGTAGGGTAATGCTGTATTTCGCGGCATATAAAAACCACTATTCACTTACCATCCCCCATCCCGGTAAAGTTTTAGAAACTTTTAAAGATGAACTTTCGGTTTACGATATCTCTAAATCAACCATCAGGTTCCCGATAGATCACCCTTTTCCTTTTGATCTGTTAGCTTCAATATCAAGGTTTAGAATGGAGGAGTGCCGGGAGAAATAATACTTACGCCTATAGCTTATGTTCGCACTATGGGGCATTTTTGCAATTGATGCGGTACATTAGAATCAGGTTGTTTTATAGTTGCTTTGAACCGGCACGTAATGATATTGGGTATCCAACCCACCTGCACTATCTACGATTTACCAAATTGGTAACCCAGCGCCTCAGGCACCCGATTGCGTTCAAAATCAGGCACCTGTTTATTTAGAAACATCTCATCAAAAACAGAGATTAAATAAGCTTTAGCTTAAATTGGGGTTTGTTTAATGTTGACAAATACGTTTAAACGGTGTCGTAGGTTCCAAGGACATTGTTGCCGAACTACCAGGTTAAACAATAAATGTTATCTGCCAGTGTGTTATAACTCCATACTGTTTCCTAACTATCTATGCGTCAAACGTCCCATTCAGAATAATATACCGAATTTTGAACAAATTCGAGCAAATTTCGAACATCCTCTTTTTGCACTCTCATTAGTTTTGACTCACCAATTGTATTGATGAATGTTTTTTAAACTGCATTTGTCAACATTAAATAAACACCAATTAATTAACCATTAATCTTAAATTCTATGAGAAGAAATTTTTTGTTCATGAAAAGTCAAACTAAATTATTTTGTCTTGCAATGTTGACGTGTTCACTATTGCTTTTTAATGCCTGCAAGAAAGATACGGCAAATGATAGCTTGAAGCCAAGTTTAAGTCTTTCTAACGCAACTAACAGTCTGGCCACTTTAGCAACTACCAATAGTGGCGGGTATTCAACAACTACAGGTGCAGGTTCACTCGCCGCAGTTACAGTCACCAATTTAAGTCAGCTT
Proteins encoded in this window:
- the nudK gene encoding GDP-mannose pyrophosphatase NudK; this encodes MQTDNIRILKTEILSDNWYTLRKITYDCLLKDGTWRTQSREAYDRGNGATILLYNRELRSVILTKQFRLPSYINGNPTGMLIESCAGLLELDNAEACIKRETEEETGYHISRVEKIFEAYMSPGSVTEILHFFIAEYASDMKVSDGGGLAHEQEDIEVLEMMFDSALKMIDTGEIKDGKTIMLLQYLRLKKIL
- a CDS encoding glycoside hydrolase family 30 protein; translation: MPKAKFHQANTLIIYNMIPFVFFKNLQQLLLKKMNLKVLLVIPTIILSETVSAQKINWISSTVDKHWVENKKLSFNNNDTAQADIVINPDQKKQQMEGFGACFNEKGWEVLQGLPSNKKDEILRNLFLKEGANFTLCRIPVASNDYSFSYYSFDDVPGDFKMRNFNIDRDRYILIPYIKAALALQPELKIWASPWSPPAWMKVNNHYSMNAGGPEQYASDMAPERHIGNNATAFKMEDQYLNAYSLYLSKFIQAYKNEGIKIGRLCVQNEIVYTPQWPSCTWRPEDLAYFIGKFIGPQFKSEQIATEIWLGTVNTSDANYTRTVLNDKNAASFIRGIGFQWDAKHQIKTIHHEFPDMPIMQTESECGNGENNWGSLEYTWSLIHHYISNGASSYMYWNMVLDETGRSSWGWVQNALISVNKRSGEIKYNPEFYLMKHLSHYVLPGSYLLKSSAQKDHLAFLDPNGNKVLMIMNAEEKNKNVKIISNGKSVVISLLPKSMNTLVW
- a CDS encoding NADP-dependent oxidoreductase, which gives rise to MKAIQFTGYGNSDVIKLSEVEKPAPKANEVLIRVAATTVNPMEIKVRSGFFKNQIPINFPYTPGADAAGTVEAIGNEVSRIKVGDKVFASTFGGTYAEYVAIKADQVAAIPTGLNFNEAAALAIPLVTAYTFLIEEGNVQAGQKILIHGAAGAVGGIMVQMAKALGAYVIGTASGNGVDLVKALGADEIIDYKKQDFTQLVKDADVVIDLVGGETQVKSFDVVKKGGLLLSAVMPPSAELAAQKGISARFASSEASYKKLEYGRQLVEQGKIKTEIAQVLKLEEAAAAQDLVSKGGLNGKVVLAVD
- a CDS encoding DUF5695 domain-containing protein, translating into MFPFVAKQKKLCKTLNCLLVIAGGLLCSSERLIAQDPWKNLESKPATLGLEKGLLSFKTPAFRLQLVKASQTVATLQSNVDTVFDFTPHDRLKLRSGNHMYHLGDLNIRLREQGQTGWKSYSTASGRQEVSPISTGGKNVLAAADLTNTLPDGMPIRVERYWELVDGQLVLLFKLKNISNRVVELGSLGIPMIFNNILQGKTLEDAHATNVFYDPYIGKDAGYLQVTRLNGHGPVLLVLPFNKTPFEAYNPLLDDPTPRGIDFEGFYEWMVHSKAYAENDWSKAEPWNKPTAVSLNPGGTTEYGVKFILAASPQDIEPTLKVNNRPVAIGIPGYVLPMDVDAKLFLSYSKKVSALQVEPQGALTVKAVADGNATHQLYQVRGKIWGRARLTITYQDGLIQTVNYKVIKPEAEVLKDYGHFLTHEQWFENQSDPFGRDQSVISYDYESKKQVTQDSRAWIPGLSDEGGAGGWLGAVMKEVVQPDKAEIARLQVFVGHTMWGNIQHNEGEQKYGVKKSVFYYQPNEMPPGTYSDTINYKTWAAWDRKAANDVGRSYNYPHVAAAHWALYRLARYHTGLVTDKPWAWYLQNAFHTSMAMVQLAPYYAQYGQMEGTVFYLILMDLKAEGWQKEANELELAMKARADHWRTLLYPFGSEMPWDSTGQEEVYLWSDYFGYADKAATTINAIFAYMPTIPHWGYNGSARRYWDFLYGGKLSRIERQLHHYGSGLNAIPVLSAYRKKLGDLYMLRVGYGGLMGSIANITPDGFGPAAFHSFPSTLKIDGLSGDYGSNFFGYAVNSAVYLTHDADLGWLAFGGNLTQSGPWVNVAITNGSRSKIYIAPAALWLTLKAGTFSKIAYNTTTKKILVWLDRKYDDTPVAYLDVSQSPVKTGSYTVEKNIAKKRGAYVIPLLNGLRQVTLSPSAD
- a CDS encoding iron chaperone; this encodes MSAKKVKFETVDEYISAFPQTIRETLEKVRHTIQKTAPDALETISYQIPAFTYGRVMLYFAAYKNHYSLTIPHPGKVLETFKDELSVYDISKSTIRFPIDHPFPFDLLASISRFRMEECREK